The following are encoded together in the Streptomyces tsukubensis genome:
- a CDS encoding MDR family MFS transporter, protein MANTSSTARGRAGAGAAVADGGGPVDQAQVAASEPGPKQRSVRVVLLALMIAMLLAMLDNMIVGTAMPTIVGELGGLEHLSWVVTAYTLATAASTPIWGKLGDLYGRKATFLTSIVIFLLGSALSGMAQDMGQLIGFRAVQGLGAGGLMVGVMAIIGDLIPPRERGKYQGMMAGVMGIAMIGGPLVGGTITDHLGWRWAFYINLPLGAVALIMVTAVLHLPKKRSKARVDYLGAALLTVGITAIVLVTTWGGSEYAWGSAVIMELIGIGVASLVGFVFVQKKAAEPILPLHIFRNRNFTLMAVIGFITGFVMFGAVLFLPLFQQSVQGASATNSGLLLLPMLGAMIVVSLIAGRVTTNTGKYKVFPLVGSVLMGVGLFLLSQMDTDTTRLTSGLYMAVLGAGMGCLMQITMLVAQNSVEMRDMGVASSSTTLFRTLGSSFGVAIMGALFNNRVQDVMAERAGSAGSGMTEKSAQLDAASLAKLPAVAREAYQHAVASGTHSAFLLGSVIAVGALVAAVFVKEVALRGGEPTKVAVPE, encoded by the coding sequence ATGGCGAACACGTCGAGTACGGCCAGGGGGCGGGCGGGTGCGGGGGCAGCCGTCGCCGACGGGGGCGGACCGGTCGATCAGGCCCAGGTGGCCGCGTCGGAGCCGGGGCCGAAACAACGCAGCGTGCGGGTGGTGTTGCTCGCGCTCATGATCGCGATGCTGCTCGCCATGTTGGACAACATGATCGTGGGCACCGCGATGCCGACCATCGTCGGCGAGCTGGGCGGGCTTGAGCACCTGTCCTGGGTGGTCACCGCCTACACCCTGGCGACGGCGGCCTCCACGCCGATCTGGGGCAAACTCGGCGACCTGTACGGCCGCAAGGCCACCTTCCTGACGTCGATCGTCATCTTCCTGCTCGGCTCCGCGCTGAGCGGCATGGCACAGGACATGGGCCAGCTCATCGGGTTCCGCGCGGTCCAGGGACTCGGTGCCGGTGGCCTGATGGTCGGCGTGATGGCGATCATCGGTGACCTCATACCGCCCCGTGAGCGCGGCAAGTACCAGGGCATGATGGCCGGTGTCATGGGCATCGCCATGATCGGCGGGCCACTGGTCGGCGGCACCATCACCGACCACCTGGGCTGGCGCTGGGCCTTCTACATCAACCTGCCGCTCGGCGCCGTCGCCCTCATCATGGTGACCGCCGTGCTGCACCTGCCGAAGAAGCGGAGCAAGGCGCGCGTCGACTATCTGGGCGCGGCGCTGCTGACCGTCGGCATCACGGCGATCGTGCTGGTCACCACGTGGGGCGGCTCGGAGTACGCCTGGGGTTCCGCCGTCATCATGGAGCTGATCGGGATCGGAGTCGCGTCGCTGGTCGGCTTCGTCTTCGTACAGAAGAAGGCCGCGGAACCGATCCTGCCGCTGCACATCTTCCGCAACCGCAACTTCACGCTGATGGCGGTGATCGGCTTCATCACCGGCTTCGTGATGTTCGGCGCGGTGCTGTTCCTCCCGCTCTTCCAGCAGTCGGTGCAGGGCGCCTCCGCGACCAACTCGGGGCTGCTGCTGCTCCCGATGCTGGGCGCGATGATCGTGGTCTCGCTGATCGCCGGCCGGGTCACCACCAACACCGGCAAGTACAAGGTGTTCCCGCTGGTGGGCAGCGTACTGATGGGGGTCGGCCTCTTCCTGCTCTCGCAGATGGACACCGACACCACTCGGCTGACCTCGGGCCTCTACATGGCGGTGCTCGGCGCCGGCATGGGCTGCCTGATGCAGATCACCATGCTCGTGGCCCAGAACAGCGTGGAGATGCGCGACATGGGTGTCGCCTCCTCGTCGACCACACTCTTCCGTACGCTCGGCAGCTCCTTCGGTGTGGCGATCATGGGCGCGCTGTTCAACAACCGGGTCCAGGACGTGATGGCCGAGCGTGCGGGCAGCGCGGGCTCCGGGATGACCGAGAAGTCGGCCCAGCTCGACGCGGCCAGCCTCGCGAAGCTGCCCGCCGTGGCCCGCGAGGCCTACCAGCACGCGGTCGCCTCCGGCACGCACTCGGCCTTCCTGCTCGGCTCCGTCATCGCGGTGGGCGCGCTGGTGGCGGCGGTCTTCGTCAAGGAGGTCGCACTGCGCGGCGGGGAACCGACGAAGGTGGCGGTACCGGAGTAG
- a CDS encoding type III pantothenate kinase — protein sequence MLLTIDVGNTHTVLGLFDGDEIVEHWRISTDARRTADELAVLLKGLMGMHPLLGVELGEGIDGICVCSTVPAVLHELREVTRRYYGDVPAVLVEPGIKTGVPILMDNPKEVGADRIINAVAAVELYGGPAIVVDFGTATTFDAVSARGEYAGGVIAPGIEISVEALGVKGAQLRKIELARPRSVIGKNTVEAMQSGILYGFAGQVDGVVARMARELADNPEDVTVIATGGLAPMVLGEAEAIDEHEPWLTLIGLRLVYERNVARS from the coding sequence ATGCTGCTCACCATCGATGTGGGCAACACCCACACCGTGCTCGGCCTGTTCGACGGCGACGAGATCGTCGAGCACTGGCGCATATCGACGGACGCCCGCCGCACGGCCGACGAGTTGGCCGTGCTGCTCAAGGGTCTGATGGGTATGCACCCGCTGCTCGGCGTGGAGCTGGGGGAGGGGATCGACGGCATCTGCGTCTGCTCGACCGTCCCCGCCGTCCTGCACGAACTGCGCGAGGTCACCCGCCGCTACTACGGCGACGTCCCCGCCGTCCTCGTCGAGCCCGGCATCAAGACCGGCGTGCCGATCCTCATGGACAACCCCAAGGAGGTCGGCGCCGACCGCATCATCAACGCGGTGGCGGCGGTCGAGCTGTACGGCGGCCCCGCGATCGTCGTGGACTTCGGTACGGCGACGACGTTCGACGCGGTCTCCGCACGCGGCGAGTACGCGGGCGGAGTCATCGCTCCCGGTATCGAGATCTCCGTCGAGGCGCTGGGCGTGAAGGGGGCCCAGCTCCGCAAGATCGAGCTGGCGAGGCCGCGCAGCGTGATCGGCAAGAACACCGTGGAAGCCATGCAGTCCGGCATCCTCTACGGCTTCGCGGGCCAGGTCGACGGTGTCGTCGCCCGCATGGCGAGGGAACTCGCCGACAACCCCGAGGACGTGACGGTCATCGCCACCGGAGGGCTCGCCCCCATGGTGCTCGGTGAGGCGGAGGCCATCGACGAACACGAGCCGTGGCTCACCCTGATCGGCCTGCGGCTGGTCTACGAGAGGAACGTGGCACGCTCCTGA
- a CDS encoding M23 family metallopeptidase, translating to MPKRATIQLSSPTRNRVRATVMAAGFGTAAVLGAGAAVAADSGAHTAALGVPTSSVQSSVQKQAGAQAKAADHAKQTAAKTSASWIDPVKHYSLSAGFGLGGNMWSHKHSGQDFAVPTGTKVMAAHSGTVVKTGGNGAGDGPAYGNAVVIKHSNGKFSQYAHLSKIDVKVGQHVNTGQDIAKSGSTGNSSGPHLHFEVRTTANYGSAINPVTFLKTVGVKV from the coding sequence ATGCCGAAGCGCGCCACGATCCAGCTTTCCAGTCCGACCCGTAACCGCGTCCGTGCGACCGTTATGGCCGCGGGTTTCGGTACCGCGGCCGTGCTCGGGGCCGGAGCCGCGGTCGCCGCTGACAGTGGTGCCCACACCGCTGCCCTGGGCGTCCCCACCTCTTCCGTTCAGAGCTCGGTCCAGAAGCAGGCCGGTGCGCAGGCGAAGGCCGCAGACCATGCCAAGCAGACGGCGGCCAAGACGTCCGCCTCCTGGATCGACCCGGTGAAGCACTACTCGCTCTCCGCCGGCTTCGGCCTCGGCGGCAACATGTGGTCGCACAAGCACTCGGGTCAGGACTTCGCGGTGCCGACCGGCACCAAGGTGATGGCCGCCCACAGCGGTACGGTCGTCAAGACCGGCGGCAACGGCGCGGGCGACGGTCCGGCGTACGGCAACGCGGTCGTCATCAAGCACAGCAACGGCAAGTTCTCGCAGTACGCGCACCTGTCGAAGATCGACGTCAAGGTCGGGCAGCACGTCAACACCGGCCAGGACATCGCCAAGTCCGGCTCCACGGGTAACTCCAGCGGCCCGCACCTGCACTTCGAGGTCAGGACGACCGCCAACTACGGCTCCGCGATCAACCCCGTCACCTTCCTCAAGACGGTCGGCGTCAAGGTCTGA
- a CDS encoding ATP-dependent Clp protease ATP-binding subunit, translated as MFERFTDRARRVVVLAQEEARMLNHNYIGTEHILLGLIHEGEGVAAKALESLGISLEAVRQQVEEIIGQGQQAPSGHIPFTPRAKKVLELSLREALQLGHNYIGTEHILLGLIREGEGVAAQVLVKLGADLNRVRQQVIQLLSGYQGKETATAGGPAEGTPSTSLVLDQFGRNLTQAARESKLDPVIGREKEIERVMQVLSRRTKNNPVLIGEPGVGKTAVVEGLAQAIVKGEVPETLKDKHLYTLDLGALVAGSRYRGDFEERLKKVLKEIRTRGDIILFIDELHTLVGAGAAEGAIDAASILKPMLARGELQTIGATTLEEYRKYLEKDAALERRFQPIQVAEPSLPHTIEILKGLRDRYEAHHRVSITDAALVAAATLADRYISDRFLPDKAIDLIDEAGSRMRIRRMTAPPDLREFDEKIAGVRRDKESAIDSQDFEKAASLRDKEKQLLAAKAKREKEWKAGDMDVVAEVDEELIAEVLATATGIPVFKLTEEESSRLLRMEDELHKRVIGQTDAVKALSQAIRRTRAGLKDPKRPGGSFIFAGPSGVGKTELARTLAEFLFGDEDALISLDMSEFSEKHTVSRLFGSPPGYVGYEEGGQLTEKVRRKPFSVVLFDEVEKAHPDIFNSLLQILEDGRLTDSQGRVVDFKNTVIIMTTNLGTRDISKGFNLGFAVQGDVKTGYERMKAKVNDELKQHFRPEFLNRVDDTVVFPQLTEEDIIQIVDLMIEKVDERLRDRDMGLELSPSAKSLLAKRGYDPVLGARPLRRTIQREVEDILSEKILFGELRPGHIVVVDTEGEGESAKFTFRGEEKTALPDAPPVESAAGGGSGPNLNKEA; from the coding sequence ATGTTCGAGAGGTTCACCGACCGCGCGCGGCGGGTTGTCGTCCTGGCTCAGGAAGAAGCCCGGATGCTCAATCACAATTACATCGGCACCGAGCACATCCTCCTGGGCCTGATCCACGAGGGTGAGGGTGTCGCCGCTAAGGCCCTGGAGAGCCTCGGGATTTCGCTCGAGGCGGTCCGCCAGCAGGTGGAGGAGATCATCGGCCAGGGCCAGCAGGCCCCGTCCGGGCACATCCCCTTCACCCCTCGTGCCAAGAAGGTCCTGGAGCTTTCGCTCCGCGAGGCCCTTCAGCTGGGCCACAACTACATCGGCACGGAGCACATCCTGCTCGGCCTGATCCGCGAGGGCGAGGGCGTCGCGGCCCAGGTCCTGGTCAAGCTGGGTGCCGACCTCAACCGGGTGCGGCAGCAGGTCATCCAGCTGCTCTCCGGCTACCAGGGCAAGGAGACCGCCACCGCCGGTGGTCCTGCGGAGGGCACGCCCTCCACGTCCCTGGTGCTCGACCAGTTCGGCCGGAACCTCACCCAGGCCGCTCGTGAGTCCAAGCTCGACCCGGTCATCGGGCGCGAGAAGGAGATCGAGCGGGTCATGCAGGTGCTGTCCCGCCGCACCAAGAACAACCCGGTGCTCATCGGCGAGCCCGGCGTCGGCAAGACCGCCGTCGTCGAGGGCCTGGCGCAGGCCATCGTCAAGGGCGAGGTGCCCGAGACCCTCAAGGACAAGCACCTCTACACCCTCGACCTGGGCGCGCTCGTCGCCGGTTCCCGCTACCGCGGTGACTTCGAGGAGCGCCTGAAGAAGGTGCTCAAGGAGATCCGCACCCGCGGCGACATCATCCTGTTCATCGACGAGCTGCACACGCTCGTCGGAGCGGGCGCCGCCGAGGGCGCGATCGACGCCGCCTCGATCCTCAAGCCGATGCTCGCCCGCGGTGAGCTGCAGACGATCGGTGCGACGACCCTTGAGGAGTACCGCAAGTACCTGGAGAAGGACGCGGCCCTCGAACGCCGTTTCCAGCCCATCCAGGTCGCGGAGCCCTCGCTGCCGCACACCATCGAGATCCTGAAGGGTCTGCGCGACCGTTACGAGGCGCACCACCGCGTCTCCATCACGGACGCCGCCCTGGTCGCCGCGGCCACCCTCGCCGACCGGTACATCTCGGACCGCTTCCTCCCGGACAAGGCGATCGACCTGATCGACGAGGCCGGCTCCCGGATGCGTATCCGCCGGATGACCGCGCCGCCGGACCTGCGGGAGTTCGACGAGAAGATCGCCGGCGTCCGCCGTGACAAGGAGTCCGCGATCGACTCGCAGGACTTCGAGAAGGCCGCCTCCCTCCGCGACAAGGAGAAGCAGCTCCTGGCCGCCAAGGCCAAGCGGGAGAAGGAGTGGAAGGCCGGCGACATGGACGTCGTCGCCGAGGTCGACGAGGAGCTGATCGCGGAGGTCCTGGCCACGGCCACGGGCATCCCGGTCTTCAAGCTCACCGAGGAGGAGTCCTCGCGTCTGCTGCGCATGGAGGACGAGCTCCACAAGCGGGTCATCGGCCAGACGGACGCCGTCAAGGCGCTCTCCCAGGCGATCCGCCGTACGCGAGCGGGTCTGAAGGACCCCAAGCGCCCCGGTGGTTCGTTCATCTTCGCCGGCCCGTCCGGTGTCGGTAAGACCGAGCTGGCCAGGACACTCGCCGAGTTCCTCTTCGGCGACGAGGACGCGCTGATCTCCCTCGACATGTCGGAGTTCAGCGAGAAGCACACGGTGTCGCGTCTCTTCGGTTCGCCCCCCGGATACGTGGGGTACGAAGAGGGCGGCCAGCTCACCGAGAAGGTGCGCCGCAAGCCGTTCTCCGTCGTCCTCTTCGACGAGGTCGAGAAGGCCCACCCCGATATCTTCAACTCCCTGCTCCAGATCCTGGAGGACGGTCGGCTGACCGACTCCCAGGGCCGGGTCGTGGACTTCAAGAACACGGTCATCATCATGACGACCAACCTCGGGACCAGGGACATCTCCAAGGGCTTCAACCTGGGCTTCGCGGTCCAGGGTGACGTCAAGACCGGCTACGAGCGCATGAAGGCCAAGGTCAACGACGAGCTGAAGCAGCACTTCCGCCCGGAGTTCCTCAACCGTGTCGACGACACGGTGGTCTTCCCGCAGCTCACCGAGGAAGACATCATCCAGATCGTGGACCTCATGATCGAGAAGGTGGATGAGCGGCTGCGCGACCGCGACATGGGTCTTGAGCTCTCGCCGAGCGCCAAGTCCCTGCTCGCCAAGCGTGGTTACGACCCGGTGCTCGGCGCCCGGCCGCTGCGACGCACGATCCAGCGTGAGGTCGAGGACATCCTGTCGGAGAAGATCCTCTTCGGCGAGCTGCGCCCCGGTCACATCGTGGTGGTCGACACGGAGGGTGAGGGCGAGAGTGCCAAGTTCACCTTCCGCGGCGAGGAGAAGACGGCACTGCCCGACGCTCCTCCGGTCGAGTCCGCCGCGGGTGGCGGCAGCGGTCCCAACCTGAACAAGGAGGCGTGA
- the nadC gene encoding carboxylating nicotinate-nucleotide diphosphorylase has product MSSTPDLSLVPTGDTAEGSGCGDACACGGHDDEALECGLDPALAGLLADAGLDPVQVEDVAHLAVAEDLDGGEDITSVATIPADAFATGDFTAREAGTVAGLHVAEAVISLVATEEFEVERHVEDGDRVTPGQKLLSVTTRTQDLLTAERSALNLLCRLSGIATATRTWADALDGTKAKVRDTRKTTPGLRALEKYAVRCGGGVNHRMSLSDAALIKDNHVIAAGGVAQAFAAVRERFPEVPVEVEVDTLHQLREVLDAGADLILLDNFTPGETAEAVALTEGRAILESSGRLSVENARAYAETGVDYLAVGALTHSSPVLDIGLDLREPDAAAAETDAGRDGAARSDDQGEAAV; this is encoded by the coding sequence GTGAGCAGCACACCCGACCTTTCCCTCGTGCCGACCGGCGATACCGCCGAGGGCTCGGGCTGCGGCGACGCCTGCGCCTGCGGCGGCCACGACGACGAAGCGCTTGAGTGCGGGCTCGACCCCGCCCTCGCCGGGCTGCTCGCGGACGCGGGCCTCGACCCCGTACAGGTCGAGGACGTGGCCCACCTGGCCGTGGCGGAGGACCTGGACGGCGGCGAGGACATCACCTCCGTCGCCACCATCCCCGCCGACGCCTTCGCCACGGGTGACTTCACCGCCCGCGAGGCGGGCACGGTGGCGGGGCTGCACGTGGCCGAGGCCGTCATCTCGCTCGTCGCCACCGAGGAGTTCGAGGTCGAGCGGCACGTCGAGGACGGCGACCGCGTCACACCGGGGCAGAAGCTGCTGAGCGTCACCACCCGCACCCAGGACCTGCTGACGGCGGAGCGCAGCGCGCTGAACCTGCTGTGCCGCCTCTCCGGGATCGCAACCGCCACCCGCACCTGGGCGGACGCCCTCGACGGCACCAAGGCCAAGGTGCGCGACACCCGCAAGACGACCCCGGGACTGCGGGCCCTGGAGAAGTACGCCGTGCGCTGCGGCGGCGGCGTCAACCACCGGATGTCCCTGTCGGACGCCGCTCTGATCAAGGACAACCACGTGATCGCGGCGGGCGGAGTGGCGCAGGCCTTCGCCGCCGTGCGCGAGCGGTTCCCCGAGGTGCCCGTGGAGGTCGAGGTCGACACCCTCCACCAGTTGCGCGAGGTGCTCGACGCGGGCGCCGACCTGATCCTGCTGGACAACTTCACACCCGGCGAGACCGCTGAGGCTGTCGCCCTCACCGAAGGACGCGCGATCCTGGAGTCCTCGGGCCGGCTGAGCGTGGAGAACGCCCGCGCCTACGCGGAGACGGGCGTCGACTACCTCGCGGTGGGCGCCCTCACCCACTCCTCACCGGTCCTGGACATCGGCCTCGACCTGCGGGAGCCTGACGCCGCCGCCGCCGAGACCGACGCCGGACGGGACGGCGCCGCGCGCTCCGACGACCAGGGAGAGGCCGCCGTCTGA
- the cseC gene encoding two-component system sensor histidine kinase CseC gives MKRAAPRATPPWVRRGRGRRPQGAPGRPRALFARWGPALRTGLRWKLSAAIALVGALVALALSLVVHNAARVSMLDNSRDVMDERIQYSQRIYEATGRLQFGTKVDDPALPKELRQRVLHNRRATYVKECHGDVPDIWAAVPLSNGRVMSMHTRFTDRSATIMNDLDQALIIGSITVVLCGSALGVLIGGQLSRRLRKAATAAGQVAQGRTDVRVREAMGGVVRDETDDLARAVDAMADTLRQRLEAERRVTADIAHELRTPVTGLLTAAELLPPGRPSELVKDRAQAMRTLVEDVLEVARLEGSAERAELQDLMLGEFVSRRVSVLDPAIEVKVVHESEVTTDPRRLERILGNLLANAAKHGRSPVQVTVEGRVVRVRDHGPGFPESLLDEGPSRFRTGSADRAGHGHGLGLTIAAGQARVLGARLTFRNVAAPGGRPDAPAEGAVAVLWLPEHAPTSTGSFPVVGLRPPR, from the coding sequence ATGAAGCGGGCAGCACCACGCGCCACGCCCCCCTGGGTACGGCGTGGCCGGGGGCGGCGTCCGCAGGGCGCCCCCGGCCGTCCACGCGCCCTGTTCGCCAGGTGGGGCCCGGCGCTCCGTACCGGCCTGCGATGGAAGCTGAGTGCGGCGATCGCACTGGTCGGGGCGTTGGTGGCACTGGCGCTCAGCCTGGTCGTGCACAACGCGGCCAGGGTCTCCATGCTCGACAACTCCCGCGATGTGATGGATGAACGGATCCAGTACTCGCAGCGGATCTACGAGGCGACGGGACGGCTCCAGTTCGGTACGAAGGTCGACGATCCGGCCTTGCCGAAGGAGCTGCGCCAGCGCGTACTGCACAACCGGCGGGCGACCTACGTCAAGGAGTGCCACGGGGACGTGCCCGACATCTGGGCGGCCGTGCCGCTCAGCAACGGCCGGGTGATGTCCATGCACACCCGGTTCACGGACCGCTCGGCCACCATCATGAACGACCTCGACCAGGCGCTGATCATCGGCTCCATCACGGTCGTCCTGTGCGGCAGCGCGCTCGGCGTGCTGATCGGCGGGCAGCTCTCCCGTCGGCTGCGGAAGGCGGCGACGGCGGCGGGGCAGGTGGCGCAGGGCAGGACCGACGTACGGGTGCGGGAGGCCATGGGCGGCGTCGTGCGGGACGAGACGGACGACCTGGCGCGCGCGGTCGACGCGATGGCCGACACTCTGCGGCAGCGGCTGGAGGCGGAGCGCAGGGTCACCGCGGACATCGCGCACGAGCTGCGCACCCCCGTCACGGGGCTGCTGACGGCGGCCGAGCTGCTGCCTCCCGGGCGGCCGAGCGAGCTGGTCAAGGACAGGGCCCAGGCGATGCGGACGCTCGTGGAGGACGTGCTGGAGGTGGCCCGCCTTGAGGGCTCCGCGGAACGCGCCGAGTTGCAGGACCTGATGCTGGGCGAGTTCGTGTCGCGCCGGGTGTCCGTCCTCGATCCCGCCATCGAGGTCAAGGTGGTGCACGAGTCCGAGGTGACGACCGACCCGCGTCGGCTGGAGCGCATCCTCGGCAATCTGCTGGCCAACGCGGCGAAGCACGGCAGGTCCCCCGTGCAGGTCACCGTCGAGGGCCGGGTGGTCCGGGTGCGCGACCACGGCCCCGGTTTCCCCGAGTCACTGCTGGACGAGGGGCCGAGCCGGTTCCGTACGGGCTCGGCCGACCGGGCGGGCCACGGTCACGGGCTGGGGCTGACCATCGCGGCGGGCCAGGCGCGTGTACTGGGCGCCCGGCTGACCTTCCGCAATGTGGCGGCGCCGGGGGGCCGGCCGGACGCCCCCGCGGAGGGCGCGGTCGCCGTCCTCTGGCTGCCGGAACACGCGCCCACGAGTACGGGGAGTTTCCCCGTGGTGGGGCTGCGACCGCCGAGGTGA
- a CDS encoding histone-like nucleoid-structuring protein Lsr2, with protein sequence MAQKVQVLLVDDLDGGEADETVTFALDGKSYEIDLTTANADKLRGLLEAYVKSGRRTGGRGAGGRGKARAAAAGGSQDTAQIRAWAKENGYEVNDRGRVPANIRADYEKANG encoded by the coding sequence GTGGCACAGAAGGTTCAGGTCCTTCTTGTCGACGATCTCGACGGTGGCGAGGCCGACGAGACCGTTACGTTCGCGCTGGACGGCAAGAGCTACGAAATCGATCTCACGACGGCCAACGCGGACAAGCTCCGTGGCCTGCTTGAGGCGTATGTGAAGAGCGGCCGACGTACCGGAGGCCGTGGCGCCGGTGGCCGTGGCAAGGCGCGCGCGGCCGCCGCGGGTGGCAGCCAGGACACGGCGCAGATCCGCGCCTGGGCCAAGGAGAACGGCTACGAGGTCAACGACCGCGGCCGCGTCCCCGCCAACATCCGCGCCGACTACGAGAAGGCCAACGGCTGA
- a CDS encoding SCO3374 family protein has protein sequence MPLPLPPPRRPLDGPDACGARAPDGRRRWYERELGWTTVAGPPVGLPTGTRFDVLELPAEAGIAVLRGLPLTSPVALQGETVRLLVAAGGAEELPGLLDWLEWGTLALDLRAVGSGGLIEAPTPPGTRTAQGAALWLRPPEPGREVEPTLPALGWPTVGRTATPGTRTGGPDLVRLVSAAATHCHRVRLRRARTQPLAFS, from the coding sequence GTGCCCCTTCCTCTTCCCCCGCCGCGCCGTCCGCTGGACGGCCCCGACGCCTGCGGGGCGCGGGCACCGGACGGACGGCGACGCTGGTACGAGAGGGAGCTCGGCTGGACCACCGTGGCGGGGCCGCCCGTGGGACTGCCGACAGGGACGCGGTTCGACGTGCTTGAGCTGCCGGCCGAGGCGGGGATCGCGGTACTGCGTGGGCTGCCCCTGACATCTCCCGTGGCGCTCCAGGGAGAGACGGTGCGGCTACTGGTGGCCGCGGGCGGCGCGGAGGAGCTGCCCGGCCTTCTCGACTGGCTGGAGTGGGGGACGCTGGCTCTGGATCTGCGGGCCGTCGGCAGCGGGGGCCTGATCGAGGCACCCACGCCTCCGGGGACGAGAACCGCGCAAGGGGCCGCCCTCTGGCTGCGGCCCCCCGAACCCGGCCGCGAGGTCGAACCGACCCTGCCGGCTCTGGGATGGCCGACGGTCGGGAGGACCGCCACACCCGGCACGCGTACCGGGGGCCCCGATCTCGTACGGCTCGTCTCCGCGGCCGCCACCCACTGTCACCGGGTCAGACTGCGAAGGGCCCGTACTCAGCCGTTGGCCTTCTCGTAG
- a CDS encoding TetR/AcrR family transcriptional regulator, which translates to MARGNTRQRIQDVALELFGEQGYEKTSLREIAEHLDVTKAALYYHFKTKEDILNSLFESVSQPIDKLIEWGQGQPRSLETKQEILRRYADALAAAAPLFRFMQENQGTMRELRPGEHFKHRMISLVDLLRDPDAEMPDQVRCFTALMAMHAGMFALKDIEGDPDDKRSAILEVAIELVTQAHTGH; encoded by the coding sequence ATGGCCAGAGGCAACACCCGGCAGCGGATCCAGGACGTCGCCCTGGAGCTCTTCGGGGAGCAGGGGTACGAGAAGACCTCACTGCGCGAGATCGCCGAGCATCTCGACGTGACGAAGGCCGCCCTTTATTACCACTTCAAGACCAAAGAGGACATCCTCAACAGCCTCTTCGAATCGGTCAGCCAGCCCATCGACAAGCTGATCGAATGGGGCCAGGGCCAGCCCCGCTCCCTGGAGACCAAACAGGAGATCCTGCGGCGCTACGCGGACGCGCTCGCCGCCGCCGCCCCGCTCTTCCGCTTCATGCAGGAGAACCAGGGCACCATGCGGGAGCTGCGCCCCGGCGAGCACTTCAAGCACCGCATGATCTCCCTGGTCGACCTGCTCAGGGACCCCGACGCGGAGATGCCCGACCAGGTGCGCTGCTTCACCGCGCTGATGGCGATGCACGCGGGCATGTTCGCCCTCAAGGACATCGAGGGCGACCCCGACGACAAGCGTTCCGCCATCCTGGAGGTCGCCATCGAGCTGGTGACACAGGCGCACACCGGCCACTGA
- a CDS encoding BlaI/MecI/CopY family transcriptional regulator, translated as MVRPLGELEDAVMTRVWKWNRPVTVREVLEDLQRERSIAYTTVMTVLDNLHQKGWVRREAEGRAYRYEAVSTRAAYAAALMNEDWSRSDNQAAALVAFFGMMSPEQREALRSAVQIVQGPAEQNREGPVQEIPQGPAEPEADAER; from the coding sequence GTGGTTCGGCCATTGGGAGAACTCGAAGACGCGGTGATGACACGCGTATGGAAGTGGAACCGACCTGTCACGGTCAGGGAAGTTCTAGAAGACCTTCAGCGGGAACGATCCATCGCCTACACCACGGTCATGACCGTCCTGGACAATCTCCATCAGAAGGGCTGGGTGCGCAGGGAGGCGGAAGGGCGGGCCTATAGATATGAGGCCGTCTCCACCCGAGCCGCCTACGCGGCCGCACTGATGAACGAAGACTGGTCCCGTAGTGACAACCAGGCCGCCGCACTCGTCGCCTTCTTCGGCATGATGTCGCCGGAACAGCGAGAAGCACTGCGCAGTGCTGTACAGATCGTGCAAGGGCCCGCGGAGCAGAACCGCGAAGGACCCGTCCAGGAGATCCCGCAAGGACCCGCCGAGCCGGAGGCCGACGCGGAGCGATAG
- a CDS encoding amino-acid N-acetyltransferase: MPAELPEVTSKPVSVRRARTADVPAVRELLDAYVRGGILLDKATVTLYETIQEFWVAERDDNAEVVGCGALHVMWEDLAEVRTLAVNPEVKGAGVGHQVLEKLLQTARWLGVRRVFCLTFEVEFFAKHGFVEIGETPVDGDVYSELLRSPDEGVAEFLGLERVKPNTLGNYRMLLHL, encoded by the coding sequence ATGCCAGCAGAACTCCCCGAAGTCACCTCAAAACCCGTCAGCGTACGCCGGGCGCGGACCGCCGATGTTCCCGCAGTACGTGAGCTGCTGGACGCGTACGTACGCGGAGGGATCCTGCTCGACAAAGCGACGGTGACTCTTTACGAGACCATCCAGGAGTTCTGGGTCGCGGAACGCGATGACAACGCCGAGGTGGTCGGATGCGGCGCTCTCCATGTCATGTGGGAAGACCTCGCCGAAGTACGCACACTCGCGGTGAACCCCGAGGTGAAGGGGGCGGGCGTCGGTCATCAGGTACTGGAGAAGTTGTTGCAGACCGCCCGCTGGCTCGGTGTCAGGCGCGTATTCTGTCTGACCTTCGAAGTCGAGTTCTTCGCCAAGCACGGCTTCGTGGAGATCGGTGAGACTCCCGTCGACGGAGATGTCTACAGCGAACTGCTGCGTTCCCCCGACGAGGGAGTCGCGGAGTTCCTTGGTCTCGAACGAGTGAAACCGAACACCCTGGGCAACTACCGGATGCTTCTGCATCTGTGA